A region of Haliotis asinina isolate JCU_RB_2024 chromosome 9, JCU_Hal_asi_v2, whole genome shotgun sequence DNA encodes the following proteins:
- the LOC137297179 gene encoding beta-1,3-galactosyltransferase 2-like yields the protein MISPKTLIPLKTKDIQINIFLYFEIKTDDDDDDDDDDDDDDDDDDEINVFIRCTDENPSCELNYRPMPLVSVFTVSSGRMKKSLKVLVTAILVLAARQLSYYGYRDKQLHREAIEIRSRTYMPKKGVTLSKRRGGIYNALNVTITPEVTDVDERWIQGINTKNLHQNNTLKGMTSNTTNTSASEELKTSIKNFFHISDESEKDPLLNLHKFAYDIDSAVCEKHKPDIIIFIHSATKNYERRKLVRNTWGAITVIRGFTLSHVFLVARTYDENVQKKLYLENETYGDIVQGQFIDSYKNLTYKHVMGIQWVLFNCPSAKLIVKADDDVLINVFNLVEYISKNEFRQKFLYCEIYYDGLTRREKLSKWYVKRSDYPFDNYPTYCAGMAYLMSPDVARELYKASETTRFYWVDDVYVTGILALKVNPTFRPMVEHHDWRKMKNYYRRQMNQFMFLLGTRLWDTLWKATLKVAPENWKSKT from the exons ATGATATCTCCTAAAACATTGATTCCATTGAAGACAAAAGATATACAGATTAATATCTTTctgtattttgaaataaaaacagatgatgatgatgatgatgatgatgatgatgatgatgatgatgatgatgatgatgaaataaatgtgtttatACGATGTACTGACGAGAACCCAAG CTGTGAACTCAACTACCGTCCCATGCCGCTTGTGTCTGTGTTCACCGTGTCTAGTGGCAGAATGAAGAAGTCATTAAAAGTGCTTGTCACGGCTATACTCGTTCTTGCTGCTCGCCAACTCTCATATTATGGATATAGAGATAAGCAACTGCATCGCGAGGCGATCGAGATCCGCTCACGTACATATATGCCAAAGAAGGGTGTGACTCTGAGTAAGAGGagaggtggaatatacaatgcCCTAAACGTTACCATTACACCTGAGGTAACGGATGTGGATGAACGTTGGATTCAGGGGATTAACACAAAGAATCTTCATCAAAACAACACATTAAAGGGAATGACAAGCAATACTACCAATACATCAGCATCGGAAGAATTGAAAACAAGCATCAAGAACTTTTTTCACATAAGTGACGAATCTGAAAAGGACCCATTGCTTAATTTGCATAAATTTGCATACGATATTGATTCAGCGGTATGCGAAAAGCACAAACCGGACATTATAATCTTCATACATTCGGCCACTAAGAACTATGAGAGACGGAAgctggtaaggaatacatgggGAGCGATTACAGTCATTCGTGGTTTCACGCTGTCGCACGTGTTCCTGGTCGCGAGGACATATGATGAAAACGTGCAGAAAAAACTATACCTGGAGAATGAAACTTACGGAGATATAGTTCAAGGACAGTTCATTGATAGTTATAAGAATCTGACGTATAAGCATGTGATGGGTATTCAATGGGTGCTATTTAACTGTCCATCTGCCAAACTCATTGTCAAAGCTGACGATGATGTTCTCATCAACGTCTTCAACCTTGTCGAATACATTTCAAAAAACGAGTTCCGTCAAAAGTTCTTATATTGCGAAATATATTATGATGGGCTTACACGAAGAGAGAAATTAAGCAAGTGGTATGTCAAGAGGAGCGATTACCCATTCGACAATTACCCAACCTACTGCGCGGGAATGGCCTACTTAATGTCACCGGATGTCGCAAGGGAACTGTACAAAGCGTCTGAAACTACGCGATTCTATTGGGTAGATGACGTTTACGTCACCGGTATCCTTGCGCTAAAAGTAAACCCGACGTTTCGGCCCATGGTGGAACATCATGACTGGCGGAAGATGAAGAATTACTACAGACGTCAGATGAATCAATTCATGTTTCTTCTAGGAACTCGGTTGTGGGATACGCTTTGGAAAGCAACTTTGAAAGTTGCGCCAGAAAACTGGAAAAGCAAGACCTAG
- the LOC137297180 gene encoding beta-1,3-galactosyltransferase 5-like: MFLTFVVRRWTLLFRIVTAALVLLWIKQLSVRHHGKHDTLNNGLYLRKLRDDSLQSAEVHLKKPLVKKANMKLQGEKTKASKFLQYQRFRNKIQLIYEDILNWSRIVSDEELDPLLNRHHFAYHLRSGVCSDGSPDILTFVHSGCENFAKRQLIRKTWGSVKTFKGLSLRTVFMLGETRIQVLQKSLESESLLYGDMVQGNFGDAYKNLTYKHVMSLGWILKACQDVKLIVKVDDDTILNVHNLVDYFQNRAPKNNLLYCSVYYRQGPLRHNRTKWHVSQNEYPFMKFPNYCEGFGYVMSPDVARTLYKASGDARYFWVDDVYVTGILTLKVGLTLSDLTDGYSYRRDEHSNIGVNRAMFMSGVKNWQSMWNKIVPKQSSGVA, from the coding sequence ATGTTCCTGACGTTTGTTGTGAGAAGATGGACATTGCTCTTCCGGATTGTAACAGCGGCGTTGGTGTTGCTCTGGATAAAGCAGCTTTCTGTAAGACATCATGGGAAACACGATACCCTCAACAATGGCTTGTACCTGCGGAAATTGAGAGATGACAGCCTTCAGTCTGCGGAAGTGCATTTAAAGAAACCTTTGGTGAAAAAGGCCAATATGAAACTTCAAGGTGAGAAAACGAAGGCCAGTAAGTTTTTACAATATCAGAGgtttagaaataaaatacaattgATATATGAGGACATTCTCAACTGGAGTCGAATTGTCAGTGATGAGGAATTGGATCCGCTGTTGAACCGTCACCATTTTGCCTACCATCTGAGATCAGGCGTGTGTAGTGATGGTTCGCCAGACATTCTAACATTTGTCCATTCGGGATGTGAAAACTTCGCTAAGCGACAGCTGATCAGGAAAACATGGGGATCGGTCAAGACGTTCAAAGGGCTGTCTTTGCGAACAGTCTTCATGCTCGGTGAAACTAGAATTCAAGTCTTACAAAAGTCCCTTGAATCTGAGTCACTACTCTATGGAGATATGGTTCAAGGGAACTTTGGAGACGCCTACAAAAACTTAACATATAAACATGTCATGTCGTTAGGCTGGATACTGAAGGCATGCCAGGACGTGAAATTGATCGTTAAGGTAGACGATGACACTATACTTAATGTACATAACTTGGTGGACTACTTTCAAAATAGAGCGCCAAAAAACAATCTATTGTACTGTTCTGTGTATTACAGACAAGGACCACTGAGACATAACAGAACCAAATGGCATGTCAGTCAAAACGAGTATCCTTTCATGAAATTCCCGAATTACTGTGAAGGATTTGGTTACGTCATGTCACCGGATGTCGCACGAACACTGTACAAAGCGTCTGGAGATGCGCGATACTTCTGGGTGGACGATGTCTACGTCACTGGTATCCTTACGCTGAAAGTAGGCCTGACTCTGTCCGATTTAACCGACGGCTATTCGTACAGACGGGATGAACACAGCAACATTGGCGTAAACAGAGCAATGTTTATGTCAGGAGTTAAGAATTGGCAGTCCATGTGGAATAAAATCGTTCCCAAACAATCTTCtggagtagcctag